A region of Vanessa tameamea isolate UH-Manoa-2023 chromosome 21, ilVanTame1 primary haplotype, whole genome shotgun sequence DNA encodes the following proteins:
- the LOC113394720 gene encoding TWiK family of potassium channels protein 18, whose amino-acid sequence MPRRRRRLGSRVRNYVRGLLAFLFSNVGVVVLVVAYTIAGAFMFQAIEGASEMERVNNMSRERDNTAQYLWQNVTLTLNLFNETALKESISKELQHYQRKIVVAVRRGWDGGRSSRQWSFSSSFLYSLTVITTIGYGHLSPRTSWGKIMTIFYALLGMPLFLLYLSNVGELLASWFKCIYALVCLCRGCPGFSRRRVVHLRPQLEISDAESIERPPGWRSGYTDSDVTPEYRIPSRPPDYFQRRAYLRSVSMPQPYLPRPRPDVRGWSEPVYRDSSDTSDFSYVTFDAQTITVPISVCVAIMVGYLMFGSMIFGLWEKWDKLDGAYFCFISLSSIGFGDFVPGERVYTPRIETSFIVCSLYLMLGMALVAMCFNLMQEQVIHYYAGLKRALKRICRCKR is encoded by the exons ATGCCGCGGCGCAGGCGCAGGCTCGGCTCGCGCGTACGAAACTACGTCAGGGGTCTGCTGGCCTTTCTCTTCTCCAATGTTGGCGTAGTTGTGTTGGTCGTGGCTTATACAATAGCCG GTGCTTTCATGTTTCAAGCGATAGAAGGTGCGAGTGAGATGGAACGTGTCAATAATATGTCGAGGGAGAGAGACAACACGGCTCAGTATCTCTGGCAAAATGTGACGTTGACACTCAATTTGTTCAACGAGACTGCTCTTAAggaaag TATAAGCAAGGAGCTCCAACATTATCAGCGGAAGATAGTTGTAGCTGTGCGGCGAGGTTGGGACGGCGGGCGCTCGTCTAGACAATGGAGTTTTTCTTCATCTTTCTTGTATTCCCTAACCGTTATAACCACGatag GATATGGTCACCTCAGTCCTCGAACGAGCTGGGGCAAGATTATGACGATCTTCTACGCTCTGCTGGGGATGCCGCTGTTCCTGCTATACCTCAGTAATGTTG GTGAGCTGTTAGCGAGTTGGTTCAAGTGTATATACGCGTTGGTGTGTCTCTGTAGGGGCTGTCCAGGGTTCTCGAGGAGACGAGTGGTGCATCTGCGACCGCAG TTAGAAATAAGTGATGCGGAGAGTATAGAAAGACCACCAGGCTGGAGGTCTGGTTACACTGATTCTGATGTGACTCCGGAGTACAGAATCCCTTCGCGTCCCCCCGATTATTTCCAAAG acgtGCTTATTTGAGAAGTGTCTCAATGCCGCAACCGTACTTGCCGCGTCCTCGACCTGATGTCCGCGGCTGGTCGGAGCCGGTCTACCGAGACAGCTCAGACACGAGTGACTTCAGTTACGTTACTTTCGATGCTCAAACCATCACCGTCCCTATTAGTGTGTGTGTGGCTATTATGGTGGG GTATTTAATGTTCGGGTCTATGATCTTCGGTTTATGGGAGAAGTGGGACAAGTTAGATGGCGCTTACTTCTGCTTCATATCGCTCAGCAG TATCGGTTTCGGCGACTTCGTGCCCGGAGAACGAGTCTACACGCCTCGTATAGAGACTTCCTTTATCGTTTGCTCACTGTATCTCATGCTGGGCATGGCGTTGGTCGCCATGTGTTTTAACCTTATGCAG GAGCAAGTAATTCACTATTATGCCGGTCTAAAGAGAGCTCTCAAGCGGATCTGTCGATGCAAGAGATGA